One Bacteroidota bacterium DNA segment encodes these proteins:
- a CDS encoding ChaN family lipoprotein, giving the protein MNKKTLLLLPLVFILFSMKSDKPAYKLFQANGKEVNYKKLLTTAKDADIVFFGEFHNNPICHWLELELTKDIYNFKKNRLVLGAEMLEADDQDVLDEYLNEEVDAETFEQEAELWKNYKTDYKPLVEFARTNHLRFIATNIPRKYASLVNKKGFESLDTLSWEEKSFIAPLPIKYDPELKGYKSMTEMMKDMPHVTSNIAKAQAIKDATMAYFILKNWTKGKTFIHYNGSYHSNNYEGIIWYLQQSNPDLRIITIATAEQKSVKPLAKENKNLANFILVIPESMTKTY; this is encoded by the coding sequence ATGAACAAAAAAACCCTGCTTCTGCTACCTCTTGTATTTATTCTTTTTTCAATGAAATCGGATAAACCGGCTTATAAACTGTTTCAAGCAAATGGTAAAGAGGTTAATTATAAGAAACTCCTGACTACAGCCAAAGATGCCGATATTGTTTTTTTCGGGGAATTCCACAACAACCCTATATGCCATTGGCTAGAGCTAGAACTTACTAAGGACATTTACAATTTTAAAAAAAACCGGTTGGTATTGGGCGCAGAGATGTTAGAAGCAGATGATCAGGATGTTTTGGATGAATACCTGAATGAAGAAGTCGATGCCGAAACTTTTGAGCAGGAAGCCGAATTATGGAAGAATTATAAAACCGATTATAAACCCCTTGTTGAATTTGCAAGAACAAATCATTTAAGGTTTATTGCCACAAATATCCCCAGAAAGTATGCCTCACTGGTTAATAAAAAAGGTTTTGAAAGTTTGGACACCTTATCGTGGGAAGAGAAATCGTTTATTGCTCCATTGCCCATAAAATATGATCCTGAATTAAAAGGATATAAAAGCATGACTGAAATGATGAAAGATATGCCACATGTTACATCCAATATTGCTAAAGCACAGGCTATAAAGGATGCAACCATGGCATATTTCATTTTAAAAAATTGGACAAAAGGAAAAACTTTCATCCATTACAACGGCTCCTATCATTCAAATAATTACGAAGGAATTATTTGGTATTTGCAACAATCAAACCCTGACCTCAGAATTATTACTATTGCAACAGCCGAGCAAAAATCTGTAAAACCTTTGGCAAAAGAAAATAAAAACCTGGCGAATTTCATTCTGGTCATACCAGAATCAATGACCAAAACTTATTAA
- a CDS encoding acyl-CoA thioesterase — protein sequence MQLISTKICKTSDIGINDNLFGGMMLQWIDEAAGAMAASTCCTPNMITLKMDEVVFKKPVKVNQHIRIYGKVNHIGRTSISLTMEARRFDFEEHEESVVCSTKMLFVKIDKNGKASPINPDICEKLRQKLK from the coding sequence ATGCAACTAATTTCAACCAAAATCTGCAAAACCAGCGATATCGGAATCAACGATAACTTGTTTGGAGGGATGATGCTTCAGTGGATTGATGAAGCAGCGGGAGCAATGGCGGCTTCTACTTGTTGCACTCCAAATATGATTACCCTGAAAATGGACGAAGTGGTTTTTAAAAAACCGGTTAAAGTTAACCAGCATATCCGCATTTACGGCAAAGTTAACCATATCGGACGAACTTCAATTTCACTCACAATGGAAGCACGAAGATTTGACTTTGAAGAACACGAAGAATCGGTTGTTTGTTCCACAAAAATGCTATTTGTTAAAATTGATAAAAATGGGAAAGCCTCCCCTATTAATCCTGATATTTGTGAAAAACTCAGACAAAAACTTAAATAA
- a CDS encoding GNAT family N-acetyltransferase → MKLIEVTTKSHAKQFIKVAHIIYKNDPNWVCPLDNMINGVFDPNKNVFYKHGDAIRWLLVDDNDKLIGRVAAFVNEKKAYKFEQPTGGMGFFECIDDEKAAFILFDKCVEWLKKKGMEAVDGPINFGENDNFWGLLVEGFMPQSFGMNYHPPYYRKFFEDYGFESYFEQVTNHLDMTVPFPERFWKIADWVRQKPAYKFQHFEIKKVDKYLSDLKEVYDSAWQYHENFTPINKEDLWASFREAKALIDEEFIWFVYANDKPIAFFVMFPDANQILKPMKGKMHIINKLRFLWLLKTKAIKRTRITIMGVVPEYQKSGIESGIFWHMDKVMKRKPHYKEVELSWVGDFNPKMEALHSSVGGKFAKRHITYRKLFSNKKLEHRSMVIPMGTRDKPR, encoded by the coding sequence ATGAAACTAATAGAGGTTACTACAAAGTCACATGCAAAGCAGTTCATTAAGGTTGCTCATATCATTTATAAAAATGATCCGAATTGGGTATGTCCGTTAGATAATATGATTAATGGTGTATTTGATCCGAATAAGAATGTTTTTTATAAGCATGGTGATGCCATTCGCTGGTTATTGGTCGACGACAATGATAAACTGATTGGAAGAGTTGCTGCCTTTGTGAACGAAAAAAAGGCTTACAAATTTGAGCAACCTACTGGTGGAATGGGTTTCTTCGAATGTATTGATGATGAAAAGGCTGCTTTTATCTTGTTTGACAAATGTGTGGAATGGCTTAAAAAGAAGGGGATGGAAGCTGTTGATGGCCCGATAAACTTTGGTGAGAATGATAATTTTTGGGGTTTATTGGTTGAAGGTTTCATGCCTCAGAGTTTTGGGATGAATTATCATCCACCCTATTATCGAAAGTTTTTTGAAGATTACGGTTTTGAATCCTATTTTGAGCAGGTTACCAATCATCTCGATATGACAGTGCCATTTCCGGAAAGGTTCTGGAAAATTGCTGACTGGGTTCGACAAAAACCAGCCTATAAATTTCAGCATTTTGAAATAAAAAAGGTGGATAAATATCTTAGCGACTTAAAGGAAGTTTATGATAGTGCATGGCAATATCACGAAAACTTTACACCGATCAACAAAGAGGATTTATGGGCATCTTTCAGAGAGGCAAAGGCCCTTATTGACGAAGAGTTTATTTGGTTTGTATACGCTAATGACAAACCTATTGCATTTTTTGTGATGTTCCCTGATGCCAACCAGATATTAAAACCGATGAAAGGGAAGATGCATATAATCAATAAATTACGATTTTTATGGCTTCTTAAAACAAAAGCAATTAAAAGAACCAGAATTACGATAATGGGTGTGGTTCCTGAATACCAAAAATCGGGTATTGAATCCGGAATTTTTTGGCACATGGATAAGGTAATGAAAAGAAAACCACATTATAAAGAAGTTGAATTGTCGTGGGTAGGCGACTTTAATCCCAAAATGGAAGCATTACACTCTTCTGTTGGTGGTAAATTTGCAAAAAGGCACATTACCTACCGCAAACTATTTAGTAATAAAAAACTGGAACATAGATCAATGGTGATACCAATGGGAACAAGAGATAAGCCTCGATAG
- a CDS encoding GtrA family protein — protein sequence MSDFLSKTFYFKFLKFGLVGFSGLLIDFGVTYLFKEVFKVQKYLANAIGFMMAASSNYFLNRIWTFKSTNPNIAFEYSEFIVISLIGLGINTLILWLLVSKYKLNFYLAKVFAIAVVTVWNFLANAFITFS from the coding sequence ATGTCAGATTTTTTATCCAAAACCTTCTATTTTAAGTTTCTGAAATTTGGGCTGGTTGGTTTTTCCGGATTGCTGATTGATTTTGGGGTTACCTATTTGTTTAAGGAAGTTTTCAAAGTTCAGAAATATCTGGCAAATGCTATTGGTTTTATGATGGCGGCATCATCTAATTATTTCCTGAATCGCATCTGGACATTTAAAAGTACGAATCCTAACATTGCTTTTGAATATTCTGAATTTATCGTAATCTCACTCATCGGACTTGGGATTAATACCCTGATTCTTTGGCTGCTTGTCAGTAAGTACAAATTAAATTTTTATCTGGCAAAGGTATTTGCAATAGCAGTGGTTACAGTATGGAATTTTTTGGCAAACGCATTTATCACTTTTTCATAG
- a CDS encoding glycosyltransferase family 4 protein, which translates to MKILFLCNKLPYPPDEGGSMAMNMMIEGIMQAGHQVKVLAVSSNKYLFNPSAIPENFLTKTRLETVFIDLSPRFLPALYCFFTRKSYHVHRFISKDFEQKLLQILQDQKFDIIQVETIFLTPYLKTIAKYSKAKVFLRAHNIEHLIWKRLAEYTKNPFRKIYLDHLSVQLKNYEIDHLDKYDGIVCISNVDAEYYMNLTQEPVITASFGINAEEYPISQVKEEEPSLFFIGAMNWMPNAEGLKWFLSDVWPAVRKVFPELRFYIACKVIPAWLMAFESSNVKLLGEVENAKNFISSRSIMIVPLHSGSGIRIKIIEGMALGKAVISTSIGAEGIDYENGKNILIADTKDEFVNQIRKCLADDNFLVQLGIEARKTITTNHNANTIIKDLLSFYQKYLNI; encoded by the coding sequence ATGAAGATTTTATTTTTATGCAATAAATTACCTTATCCACCGGATGAGGGCGGATCGATGGCAATGAACATGATGATAGAAGGCATTATGCAAGCCGGGCATCAGGTTAAGGTTTTAGCCGTCAGTAGTAATAAATATCTTTTCAACCCTTCAGCAATTCCCGAAAATTTTCTAACAAAAACCCGTTTAGAAACCGTGTTTATCGACCTCTCGCCCAGATTTTTACCTGCACTTTACTGTTTTTTTACACGCAAATCTTATCATGTTCATCGTTTTATTTCAAAAGACTTCGAACAAAAATTATTGCAGATTTTGCAAGATCAGAAATTTGATATTATCCAGGTTGAAACTATTTTTCTGACTCCCTATTTAAAAACCATTGCAAAATATTCGAAGGCAAAAGTATTTCTTCGTGCCCATAATATTGAACACCTTATCTGGAAAAGATTAGCCGAGTACACTAAAAATCCTTTTCGTAAAATCTATCTTGATCATTTATCTGTTCAACTGAAAAACTACGAAATCGATCATCTGGATAAGTACGATGGAATTGTTTGCATATCGAATGTTGATGCAGAATATTACATGAATTTGACCCAAGAACCCGTCATAACTGCATCTTTTGGAATTAATGCCGAGGAGTATCCAATAAGCCAAGTAAAGGAAGAAGAGCCTTCTTTATTTTTTATTGGGGCAATGAACTGGATGCCGAATGCAGAAGGATTAAAATGGTTTCTTTCTGATGTTTGGCCTGCTGTCCGCAAGGTCTTTCCGGAACTAAGGTTTTACATTGCTTGTAAAGTAATTCCTGCATGGTTGATGGCTTTTGAATCAAGCAATGTTAAGTTGCTTGGAGAAGTTGAAAATGCAAAAAATTTTATTTCTTCCAGATCAATCATGATTGTACCTTTGCATTCGGGGAGCGGAATCCGAATTAAAATTATTGAAGGAATGGCATTGGGAAAAGCAGTAATCTCAACCTCCATTGGGGCCGAAGGCATTGATTATGAAAACGGAAAAAATATTTTAATTGCCGACACTAAAGATGAATTTGTGAACCAAATCAGAAAATGTCTTGCCGATGATAATTTCCTTGTTCAGCTTGGAATTGAAGCACGTAAAACAATCACTACAAATCATAATGCAAATACGATCATCAAAGATCTTTTATCATTTTATCAAAAATATTTAAACATTTGA
- a CDS encoding methylated-DNA--[protein]-cysteine S-methyltransferase: MADIFKAYYHSPIGLIELSSDHDHITGLYFVEEEKYSTEIPEILTKALKQLDEYFLGKRINFELALLPEGTEFQKKVWDQLLKIPFGITKTYLDVANALGDRNALRAVGNANGKNKISIIIPCHRVIGANGSLTGFGGGIWRKKWLLEHEQKYVQGSLF, translated from the coding sequence ATGGCCGATATTTTTAAAGCATATTACCATTCTCCAATCGGACTGATTGAATTATCTTCTGATCATGATCACATCACTGGGCTTTACTTCGTTGAAGAAGAAAAATATTCAACGGAAATTCCTGAAATCCTGACTAAAGCCTTAAAGCAGTTGGATGAATATTTTTTAGGGAAGAGAATCAATTTTGAGCTGGCCCTTCTTCCGGAAGGAACTGAATTTCAGAAAAAAGTATGGGATCAACTCTTGAAAATCCCTTTCGGGATCACAAAAACATATCTGGATGTTGCCAATGCTTTGGGCGACCGAAATGCTTTACGGGCAGTTGGCAATGCCAATGGGAAAAATAAAATTTCAATCATCATCCCTTGTCACAGGGTAATTGGCGCAAACGGCAGCCTTACAGGTTTCGGAGGTGGAATTTGGCGAAAAAAATGGTTGTTGGAACATGAGCAAAAATATGTTCAGGGTTCGTTATTTTAA
- a CDS encoding LptF/LptG family permease — MKKIYVLILKSYIGPLVMTFFITLFIIVMQFLWRYVDDLVGKGLEWYLIAELLFYASATFVPLALPLAILLASLMTFGNMGEHYELVSMKAAGISLQKAMKPLVILSILISLLAFYFSNNILPIANLKFHSLYYDIREKKLAFNIKEGIFYNDLDNYVIRIGKKENDDIHIRDVMIYNHSDQLGNIQVTIAKTGKMETTPDGRYMIFTLYDGYNYKEKIDEQGHRNTRPFERSSFDEENIKFDLGNFQMNHLDEDLFRKHYMMLDIKQLNFSIDSLSLIKNARTEEFAIGRKNNFRFYNKIDSGAFALNEPNSINTGLDLSTMSPDTKRDLLERSLNSTLGITNTINYEVDELKRQQEYITRFIITIYEKFTLSFACLILFFIGAPLGAIIRKGGLGLPVVVSVIFFIILHISTIMSKKYILAGVLSPEVGMWIASAVLLPIGIFLTYKATADAPLLDADAWRKVIRSGINFFSKADKTSA; from the coding sequence GTGAAAAAAATTTATGTCCTTATACTAAAATCATATATCGGGCCTTTGGTCATGACTTTTTTTATTACATTATTCATCATTGTAATGCAATTTCTTTGGAGATATGTTGATGATCTGGTAGGCAAAGGACTTGAATGGTATTTAATTGCTGAATTATTATTTTATGCTTCTGCCACTTTTGTTCCACTTGCATTACCGCTTGCCATTTTACTGGCTTCATTAATGACCTTTGGTAATATGGGCGAGCATTATGAATTGGTATCAATGAAAGCTGCCGGGATCTCGCTGCAAAAAGCTATGAAACCTTTGGTAATTTTATCAATACTGATCAGCTTACTCGCTTTTTACTTCTCAAATAATATATTGCCTATTGCCAATTTGAAATTTCATTCACTCTATTATGATATTCGTGAAAAAAAGTTGGCTTTTAATATTAAAGAAGGCATTTTTTATAATGACCTGGACAATTATGTAATCCGTATTGGTAAAAAGGAAAATGATGATATCCACATCAGAGATGTAATGATTTATAATCATTCCGATCAGCTTGGAAACATTCAGGTAACCATTGCTAAAACAGGAAAAATGGAAACCACACCCGATGGAAGATATATGATTTTCACACTATATGACGGATATAATTATAAGGAAAAGATAGATGAACAAGGCCATCGTAACACTCGACCTTTTGAACGCTCATCATTTGATGAAGAAAATATAAAATTTGACCTTGGCAATTTTCAGATGAATCATTTGGATGAAGATCTCTTCAGAAAGCATTATATGATGCTGGACATAAAGCAACTTAATTTTTCCATCGACTCACTATCTCTTATTAAGAATGCCAGGACAGAAGAATTTGCCATTGGACGAAAAAACAACTTTCGATTCTATAACAAAATTGATTCGGGTGCATTTGCCTTAAACGAACCCAACTCAATTAACACAGGGCTTGACTTATCAACCATGAGCCCCGACACTAAACGTGATTTACTCGAAAGATCTTTGAATAGTACTTTAGGTATCACCAACACTATAAATTACGAAGTGGATGAATTGAAACGGCAACAAGAATACATAACCAGATTCATTATCACCATTTATGAAAAGTTCACCCTGTCATTTGCGTGCCTGATTCTGTTTTTCATTGGCGCACCTTTAGGCGCAATCATCAGAAAAGGTGGACTTGGGCTTCCTGTGGTTGTTTCTGTCATTTTCTTTATCATCTTGCACATATCAACTATTATGAGTAAAAAATATATACTTGCAGGTGTTCTTTCTCCTGAAGTTGGAATGTGGATTGCCTCGGCGGTATTACTTCCGATCGGAATTTTTCTAACATATAAAGCTACTGCCGATGCTCCATTACTTGATGCGGATGCCTGGCGAAAAGTAATTAGATCGGGAATAAATTTTTTCAGTAAAGCAGATAAAACATCAGCTTAA
- the cdd gene encoding cytidine deaminase yields the protein MQKVILSINYLEYDLISDLDQKDRELVTEAEKVVSAAYAPYSKYYVGAALRLENGQIITGNNQENVAYPSGICAERVAIFYASSQYPDQKIESIAITAKAGDFVIKNPVAPCGACRQVLAEYQTKQKSPIKIILKGETGKIQVISSIDDILPFMFHAEELKK from the coding sequence ATGCAAAAAGTAATCCTAAGTATAAACTACCTCGAATATGATCTGATCAGTGATCTGGATCAGAAAGATCGTGAATTAGTAACTGAAGCTGAGAAAGTTGTTTCTGCAGCTTATGCTCCATATTCAAAATATTATGTTGGAGCAGCCTTACGTTTAGAAAATGGTCAAATAATTACTGGCAACAATCAGGAAAATGTTGCATATCCATCAGGCATTTGTGCCGAGCGGGTAGCTATTTTTTATGCATCTTCACAATACCCTGATCAGAAAATTGAATCGATTGCAATCACTGCTAAAGCTGGTGACTTTGTCATCAAAAATCCTGTTGCTCCTTGTGGAGCTTGCCGACAAGTATTGGCCGAATATCAAACTAAACAAAAAAGCCCAATTAAAATTATTTTAAAAGGTGAAACCGGAAAAATCCAGGTTATTTCTAGTATCGACGATATTTTACCCTTCATGTTTCATGCTGAAGAACTAAAGAAGTAA
- the ettA gene encoding energy-dependent translational throttle protein EttA: MSDDKKVIFSMVGVSKTYPPAKTVLKNIYLSFFYGAKIGIIGLNGSGKSSLLKIIAGVDKAIQGEVVFSPGYKVGYLEQEPQLDNSKTVKEIVQEGVQEIVDILKKYEEINARFAEPMSDDEMNKLIDEQGRITELIDQKDAWELDNKLERAMDALRCPDGDLNVKNLSGGERRRVALCRLLLSEPEILLLDEPTNHLDAESVEWLENHLKNYAGTVIAVTHDRYFLDNVAGWILELDRGEGIPWKGNYSSWLDQKSKRLAMEEKTESKRRKTLERELEWVRMAPKARHAKSKARLASYEKLLSQDSGQKEEKLELYIPNGPRLGNSVIEANQISKSYGDKILFENLDFSLPPAGIVGIIGPNGAGKTTLFRLIMGLETPDSGSFKVGETVKLSYVDQAHTSIDPQKTVWEVISEENEIIKLGDHSMNSRAYVARFNFSGADQGKKAGVLSGGERNRLHLALTLKQEANVLLLDEPSNDIDVNTLRALEEGLENFAGCAVIISHDRWFLDRVATHILAFEGNSQVYFFEGGYSDYEENKKKRLGDTAPKRIRYKKLKID, translated from the coding sequence ATGAGCGACGATAAAAAAGTAATATTCTCAATGGTAGGTGTAAGTAAAACTTACCCACCTGCTAAAACAGTACTTAAAAACATTTACCTCTCATTTTTCTATGGCGCAAAAATTGGGATCATCGGTTTAAATGGTTCGGGTAAATCAAGTTTACTGAAAATTATAGCCGGGGTAGATAAAGCTATTCAGGGAGAAGTCGTGTTTTCTCCAGGCTACAAAGTTGGATATCTGGAACAGGAACCACAGTTGGATAATTCAAAAACCGTAAAAGAAATTGTGCAGGAAGGCGTTCAGGAAATCGTTGATATTTTAAAAAAATACGAAGAAATCAACGCTCGATTTGCTGAGCCCATGAGTGATGACGAAATGAACAAGCTTATTGACGAGCAGGGTAGAATTACAGAACTCATCGACCAGAAAGACGCATGGGAACTGGATAATAAACTTGAGCGGGCCATGGATGCATTACGCTGTCCGGATGGAGATTTGAACGTAAAAAATCTTTCGGGAGGAGAGCGCAGAAGAGTTGCACTTTGTCGTTTATTACTTTCCGAGCCCGAAATTTTACTTCTCGATGAACCTACCAACCATCTTGATGCCGAATCGGTTGAATGGCTCGAAAACCATTTAAAAAATTATGCCGGAACGGTTATCGCAGTGACCCACGATCGATACTTTTTAGACAATGTTGCGGGATGGATCTTAGAACTCGACCGTGGCGAAGGCATCCCTTGGAAGGGGAACTATTCATCCTGGCTCGATCAGAAAAGCAAACGATTGGCAATGGAGGAAAAAACGGAAAGCAAAAGACGTAAAACCCTTGAGCGCGAATTGGAATGGGTACGAATGGCTCCAAAGGCAAGGCATGCAAAATCAAAGGCTCGTTTGGCATCTTACGAAAAATTATTAAGTCAGGATAGCGGACAAAAAGAAGAGAAACTTGAATTGTACATCCCAAATGGTCCAAGGCTTGGGAATTCGGTTATTGAAGCCAATCAGATTTCAAAATCATACGGTGATAAAATTCTGTTCGAAAATCTGGATTTCAGCCTGCCTCCTGCCGGAATTGTAGGAATTATTGGTCCGAACGGTGCTGGAAAAACGACTTTATTCCGTCTGATCATGGGGCTTGAAACACCGGATAGTGGAAGTTTTAAAGTTGGCGAAACCGTAAAACTTAGCTATGTGGATCAGGCTCATACATCTATTGACCCTCAAAAAACGGTATGGGAAGTCATTTCGGAAGAAAACGAAATCATTAAATTGGGCGATCATTCCATGAACTCCAGAGCCTATGTTGCCCGTTTCAACTTTAGTGGAGCCGATCAGGGCAAAAAAGCAGGGGTCCTTTCTGGTGGTGAACGTAACCGTTTGCATTTGGCCTTAACCCTGAAACAGGAAGCCAACGTGTTGTTGCTCGATGAGCCTTCAAATGATATCGACGTAAACACACTTAGGGCACTCGAAGAAGGGCTCGAAAATTTTGCAGGATGTGCGGTGATTATCTCACACGATCGCTGGTTTTTAGATCGGGTTGCCACTCATATACTTGCTTTTGAAGGAAATTCGCAGGTTTACTTTTTTGAAGGCGGTTATTCCGATTATGAAGAGAACAAGAAAAAAAGATTGGGTGATACAGCTCCAAAACGAATCCGGTACAAGAAATTAAAGATCGACTAA
- a CDS encoding M20/M25/M40 family metallo-hydrolase, translated as MKKYILLLTALVLAFHINLNAQKLAKSEINISELNQHITYLSSDELAGRLSGSPGGLLAAKYIRDQIKPFAKLLGDNGFQYFEVVTDVKLGAKNSFSFPNFEGKVDQDFSPYSFSASTSLSAEIVFAGYGLEIDTDSLKWNDYANIDVEGKWALILRGDPENSKEDSKFLLFADDREKVLTARDKGAVGVLFVSGKKFDAEDKLVTLYFDKTSSDAGLPVINIKREVADRLFKTENTSVEELELTIDSLMQRKSFPLNISVSATTEIVQQRVKTQNVVAMIEGSDPILKNEYIVIGAHYDHLGMGGQGSGSRESDIHAVHNGADDNASGVAGIIELGEKLASIKHKLKRSVIIIAFDAEEMGLLGSTYFIKNSLVDLKSIKAMFNFDMIGRLDKESNKMLINGTGTSVEAESILDQHKKNFNLELAYSPEGYGPSDHAAFYGENIPVFFFTTGAHPDYHTPNDDTELINFEGEKLIADFAFDVIMDVANRNENLSFQIAGPKKQARYGRQLKVTLGIMPDFTSTEENGLGVGAVTPDRPAAKAGLLKNDRIVAIDGMPIKNIYDYMNRLKKLEAGQIISVDIVRDGKNIVLLVQL; from the coding sequence ATGAAAAAATATATCCTACTTCTTACTGCCTTGGTTTTGGCTTTTCATATCAATCTTAATGCCCAGAAATTAGCTAAATCAGAAATTAATATCTCTGAGCTTAATCAACATATCACCTATCTTTCATCTGATGAATTGGCAGGTCGGTTATCAGGTTCTCCCGGAGGTTTGCTGGCTGCCAAATATATTCGTGATCAAATTAAACCATTTGCTAAATTATTAGGCGATAATGGTTTCCAATATTTTGAAGTGGTTACTGATGTAAAATTAGGTGCAAAAAACAGCTTTAGTTTTCCGAATTTTGAAGGTAAAGTTGATCAGGACTTCTCTCCATATTCTTTTAGTGCAAGTACCAGCTTGAGTGCAGAGATTGTGTTTGCAGGTTATGGATTGGAAATAGATACTGATAGCCTAAAATGGAATGATTATGCAAACATCGATGTTGAAGGTAAATGGGCTTTGATACTAAGAGGAGATCCGGAAAATTCAAAAGAGGACAGTAAATTCCTGCTTTTTGCCGATGATCGGGAAAAGGTTTTAACTGCCCGTGATAAGGGAGCTGTTGGGGTTTTATTTGTATCAGGTAAAAAATTTGATGCAGAAGATAAACTGGTTACGCTGTATTTTGATAAAACATCTTCGGATGCCGGTTTGCCTGTTATCAATATTAAACGCGAGGTAGCCGATCGGCTTTTTAAAACTGAAAATACCTCGGTTGAAGAACTTGAGTTGACCATCGACAGTTTAATGCAGAGAAAGTCTTTCCCTTTGAACATCAGTGTTTCGGCAACAACTGAAATTGTTCAGCAGAGAGTAAAAACACAAAATGTTGTGGCCATGATCGAAGGTAGCGATCCAATTCTCAAGAACGAATATATCGTTATAGGAGCTCATTATGATCATCTTGGAATGGGAGGACAAGGTTCAGGCTCACGCGAATCCGATATTCATGCGGTTCATAATGGTGCTGATGACAATGCATCCGGTGTAGCGGGAATCATTGAATTGGGAGAGAAGTTGGCATCAATAAAACACAAATTAAAAAGGAGTGTAATCATTATTGCATTTGATGCTGAAGAAATGGGCCTGCTTGGATCAACCTATTTTATCAAAAATAGTTTAGTCGATTTGAAATCAATCAAAGCCATGTTCAACTTCGATATGATTGGCCGACTTGACAAAGAATCAAATAAAATGCTTATCAATGGAACCGGGACTTCGGTAGAAGCAGAAAGTATATTGGATCAACACAAAAAGAATTTTAATCTTGAATTGGCTTATTCTCCGGAAGGCTACGGCCCTTCAGATCATGCTGCCTTTTATGGCGAAAATATCCCGGTTTTTTTCTTTACAACAGGAGCGCATCCCGATTATCATACCCCAAATGATGATACTGAATTGATCAATTTTGAGGGTGAAAAACTTATAGCAGATTTTGCTTTTGATGTTATTATGGATGTTGCCAATCGTAATGAAAACTTAAGCTTCCAAATTGCCGGTCCTAAAAAGCAGGCAAGATATGGCCGACAACTAAAAGTTACTTTAGGTATCATGCCTGACTTTACTTCAACTGAGGAAAATGGACTGGGCGTTGGTGCTGTAACTCCTGATCGTCCGGCCGCAAAAGCAGGCTTGTTGAAGAACGACAGAATTGTTGCCATTGATGGTATGCCAATTAAAAACATCTATGATTATATGAATAGATTAAAAAAACTTGAGGCAGGTCAGATAATTTCTGTTGACATCGTTCGAGATGGCAAAAATATCGTTTTATTAGTACAGCTATAG